In Cryptococcus deuterogattii R265 chromosome 4, complete sequence, a genomic segment contains:
- a CDS encoding ribosomal protein L11, whose product MSKAVAAQIVKIIVPAGKAAPTPPVGPALGARGVKAMDFCKEFNAKTAHYQTSLPIPTMITINPDRTFSFVTRTPPVSYLLKKTTGIDKGSGQGMKVKTGQVSLKHVYEIAKIKCMDEDLKAVGLERVARGIVGTARSLGLEVVP is encoded by the exons ATGTCAAAGGCAGTTGCTGCCCAAATAGTT AAAATCATCGTCCCGGCAGGCAAGGCTGCCCCCACACCACCCGTTGGTCCCGCTTTGGGTGCTCGAGGTGTGAAGGCCATGGACTTTTGCAAGGAATT CAACGCCAAGACAGCACACTATCAaacatctcttcccatccctaCAATGATCACCATCAACCCCGACCGAACGTTTTCATTCGTTACTCGAACCCCTCCGGTATCCTACCTCTTGAAAAAAACAACTGGCATTGACAAGGGTTCAGGACAAGGAATGAAGGTGAAGACGGGCCAGGTCAGCTTGAAGCATGTGTATGAGATTGCAAAGATAAAATGTATGGATGAGGATTTAAAGGCAGTCGGGCTTGAGCGGGTCGCGAGAGGAATTGTGGGCACAGCGAGGAGTTTAGGATTAGAAGTTGTTCCTTAG
- a CDS encoding AP-2 complex subunit mu-1, translating into MISAFFIFNQKGEVLISRLFRSDVKRSLSDVFRIQVISNPDVRSPIITLGSTSFFHVRVNNIYIVCVTKCNASAALIFEFIYRFITVARSYFGKLDEESVKNNFVLIYELLDEIIDFGFPQNSEIDTLKMYITTESIKSEMAVREDSSKITIQATGATSWRRSDVKYRKNEAFVDVIETVNMLMSKEGSILRADVDGQILMRAYLSGTPECKFGLNDKLVLQKRRGGEQTAKSDSAVELDDCQFHQCVRLGKFDSDRSISFIPPDGEFELMRYRSTTNINLPFRLQTHVVEVSKSRVEYTIHLRASFDSKLNANNVVLRIPTPLNTTGVRSKVGIGKAKYVPGENVIIWKVPKIQGAQECTLTAEADLAATTHRQAWSRPPIQVDFSVVMFTASGLLVRFLKVFEKSGYQSVKWVRYLTKANGSYQIRF; encoded by the exons ATGATTTCA GCATTCTTTATATTCAATCAAAAGGGCGAG GTCCTTATATCCAGGTTATTCCGCTCCGATGTTAA ACGATCACTCTCCGATGTTTTTCGTATCCAAGTAATCTCCAACCCCGACGTCCGTTCACCTATTATTACTCTCGGTTCAACATCGTTTTTCCATGTAAGGGTGAACAACATCTACATCGTTTGTGTCACAAA ATGCAACGCCTCTGCCGCCCTTATTTTCGAGTTCATCTATCGATTCATTACCGTTGCGAGGAGCTACTTTGGCAAACTCGACGAAGAGAGCGTGAAGAACAACTTCGTTCTTATCTATGAGCTGCTTGATG AGATTATTGACTTTGGGTTTCCTCAAAACTCGGAGATTGACACTCTCAAGATGTACATCACAACCGAAAGTATCAAATCCGAAATGGCTGTG CGCGAAGACTCGTCCAAAATCACCATTCAAGCAACAGGAGCAACATCTTGGAGACGGTCGGATGTCAAGTATAGGAAGAACGAAGCGTTTGTCGACGTTATCGAGACCGTTAACATGTTGATGAGTAAAGAAG GATCCATTTTGAGAGCAGACGTGGACGGCCAGATTCTCATGCGGGCGTATCTGAGTGGCACTCCGGAATGTAAATTCGGTCTCAACGATAAGTTGGTGCTCCAAAAACG AAGGGGCGGTGAGCAAACAGCCAAATCTGACTCGGCGGTGGAGCTTGACGATTGTCAATTCCACCAATGCGTGCGACTGGGCAAGTTCGATAGTGATCGATCAATCAGCTTTATCCCTCCGGACGGCGAGTTTGAGCTCATGCG ATATCgctcaacaacaaacatcAATCTCCCCTTCCGCCTTCAAACTCATGTCGTAGAAGTTTCTAAATCTCGTGTCGAATATACGATCCACCTCCGTGCCTCTTTTGACTCCAAATTAAATGCCAATAATGTTGTATTGCGGATACCAACACCACTGAATACGACTGGCGTTAGAAGTAAGGTAGGTATAGGCAAGGCAAAGTACGTGCCGGGAGAGAATGTCATCATTTGGAA GGTCCCAAAGATTCAAGGTGCTCAAGAGTGTACCCTTACTGCCGAGGCCGACCTCGCAGCAACCACTCACAGACAAGCATGGTCTCGTCCACCTATCCAGGTCGACTTTTCTG TGGTCATGTTCACGGCGTCGGGCCTTCTCGTACGATTCTTAAAGGTCTTTGAGAAGAGCGGGTACCAGAGTGTCAAATGGGTACGATACCTGACCAAAGCGAATGGCAGTTATCAGATTAGGTTTTAG